A region from the Gemmatimonadota bacterium genome encodes:
- the aroQ gene encoding type II 3-dehydroquinate dehydratase, with amino-acid sequence MRIAVLNGPNLNLLGTREPEIYGTTTLRDIESRLRQVASVLGVTLEFGQWNGEGDLIDAVQRLHGRCDGAIINAGAYSHTSLALRDAFAAVRVPFVEVHLSNIFAREPERRHSVLAADAIGLICGLGAQGYELALRGLVVRLAPQ; translated from the coding sequence GTGAGGATTGCCGTACTCAACGGCCCCAATCTCAACCTGCTCGGCACGCGAGAACCGGAGATCTACGGTACCACCACGCTGCGGGACATCGAGTCCCGCCTGCGGCAGGTGGCGAGCGTGTTGGGGGTCACCCTGGAATTCGGCCAGTGGAATGGGGAAGGGGATCTGATCGACGCAGTCCAGCGCCTGCACGGCCGTTGCGATGGCGCGATCATCAATGCGGGTGCGTATTCCCACACGAGCCTTGCGCTGCGCGACGCCTTCGCTGCGGTCCGAGTGCCGTTCGTTGAGGTGCACCTGTCCAACATCTTCGCGAGAGAGCCAGAGCGGCGACATTCGGTGCTCGCGGCAGACGCGATCGGGCTGATCTGCGGCCTGGGGGCGCAGGGCTACGAGTTGGCCCTCCGGGGATTGGTGGTACGGCTCGCGCCTCAGTGA
- a CDS encoding tetratricopeptide repeat protein: MATSARIDELRKKFDENPRRYFAPYANEFRKQGDLSQAIALCRTHLPNQPGHISGHIVLAQALYESRELAESRGVFEQALDLDPENLIALRYLGDIAREQGAPAAASAWYQRVLEADPRNDEIRELIRVVGVEAADALTALSRQPTPVSNSIVPATGEVADETWNAHPEGGLDWVDAQPAASEPEVIESLATPLFGGIPTHQDLGELEAVAEPEHTDWFSAAPEASAVQHDDPFPEFPAALSEAAAPLAARTTPEEVLAAVAPDLSAFSLDLGAVAEGPLPEGPSDNNDAIEVASVEAKAPEVGSGYESPQFVALDANEAAYAAEDSPATIEDLDGVALDGDEELPAPAVVAEEVQEEVEFESMFEEVSLPAAAPAASNEIDLEAAISAEHDAVIEHRVDDAVDAVSAEYDPAIGRTPAFSAPVSEEPPAPFVTETMAELYLQQGFDEEALAIYRQLLAQNPSDEILQARVASLEVGVRAPTITPLTSPAQEPTGPSVRDFFSAIALRGVTPADAAPAPTEALEPAAVRTTPSYSGVARPDEALTQPDAPAMSAGGLASMFRGQDPSEADESAALGLAGAFGVAAAPVAPELSLDTLFGQLPSAQADAVTSAVREGSSEPSDPLAPGPDGEANADIEQFTAWLEGLKKK, translated from the coding sequence ATGGCCACTTCCGCCCGTATCGACGAGTTGCGAAAGAAGTTCGACGAGAACCCTCGTCGATATTTCGCTCCATACGCCAATGAATTTCGCAAACAGGGGGACCTGTCGCAGGCGATCGCGCTCTGTCGGACGCACCTCCCGAACCAGCCAGGACACATTTCGGGCCACATCGTGCTCGCCCAGGCGCTCTATGAATCGAGGGAACTGGCTGAGTCCCGCGGCGTGTTCGAGCAGGCGCTCGACCTCGATCCAGAGAACCTGATCGCCCTCCGGTACCTCGGAGATATCGCCCGGGAGCAGGGTGCTCCGGCTGCCGCGTCCGCGTGGTACCAAAGGGTGCTCGAAGCCGACCCGCGGAACGACGAGATCAGGGAGTTGATCCGCGTTGTCGGGGTAGAGGCGGCAGACGCCCTGACGGCGTTGTCCCGTCAGCCCACGCCGGTGAGCAATTCGATTGTTCCAGCGACCGGGGAGGTTGCGGACGAGACTTGGAACGCTCACCCGGAGGGCGGTCTGGACTGGGTAGACGCGCAACCCGCGGCCTCCGAGCCCGAAGTCATCGAGTCGTTGGCGACCCCATTGTTCGGCGGCATCCCGACGCACCAGGACCTTGGTGAGCTCGAAGCCGTCGCTGAACCGGAGCACACCGACTGGTTTTCCGCCGCGCCCGAGGCCAGTGCCGTTCAGCACGACGATCCGTTCCCGGAATTTCCAGCCGCCCTCTCCGAAGCCGCAGCGCCACTTGCCGCGCGGACGACGCCAGAGGAAGTTCTGGCAGCCGTCGCCCCGGACCTCTCCGCCTTTTCACTCGATTTGGGCGCCGTCGCCGAGGGGCCACTCCCCGAGGGTCCTTCGGACAACAACGATGCCATAGAGGTGGCGTCGGTTGAAGCCAAGGCCCCCGAGGTCGGCTCCGGCTACGAAAGCCCGCAGTTCGTGGCGCTCGATGCGAACGAGGCCGCATACGCCGCTGAGGATTCCCCCGCGACTATCGAAGACCTCGACGGGGTGGCTCTGGACGGCGATGAGGAACTTCCCGCACCAGCAGTGGTTGCTGAGGAGGTGCAGGAGGAGGTTGAGTTCGAGTCGATGTTTGAGGAAGTGTCCCTCCCTGCAGCAGCGCCAGCTGCGAGCAACGAAATCGATCTGGAAGCGGCCATCTCCGCCGAACACGACGCGGTCATTGAGCATCGCGTGGACGATGCGGTGGACGCGGTGTCTGCGGAGTACGACCCGGCGATCGGGCGGACACCGGCCTTCAGCGCGCCTGTCAGCGAGGAACCGCCGGCACCCTTCGTCACGGAGACGATGGCCGAGTTGTACCTCCAGCAGGGATTCGACGAGGAGGCGCTCGCGATCTATCGCCAGCTCCTGGCGCAGAACCCCAGCGACGAGATCCTTCAGGCGCGGGTGGCTTCGCTCGAAGTTGGCGTTCGCGCGCCGACCATAACGCCGCTCACGTCGCCTGCGCAGGAACCGACCGGGCCCAGCGTTCGCGACTTCTTCAGCGCGATTGCGCTCCGAGGGGTGACGCCCGCGGATGCCGCCCCCGCACCCACCGAAGCGCTGGAACCGGCGGCAGTTCGAACGACGCCCTCATATTCGGGCGTGGCGCGCCCAGATGAGGCGCTCACCCAGCCCGACGCTCCGGCGATGTCCGCTGGCGGTTTGGCGTCGATGTTTCGCGGGCAGGACCCCAGCGAAGCGGACGAGTCTGCGGCATTAGGCCTCGCCGGGGCGTTCGGGGTGGCCGCCGCTCCTGTCGCGCCGGAACTATCGCTCGACACGCTGTTCGGTCAACTTCCGTCCGCGCAGGCGGACGCCGTGACGTCCGCAGTCCGAGAGGGAAGCTCGGAGCCGTCGGACCCACTCGCACCGGGGCCGGACGGTGAGGCCAATGCAGACATCGAGCAGTTCACGGCCTGGCTCGAAGGCTTGAAGAAGAAGTGA
- a CDS encoding SurA N-terminal domain-containing protein: MLQQLRSRSGWVWAIVFLFFVVGFLLADTSGLLGLGPAPITNSTVVAKVNGQEIPWLGWQNLANQLQQQQEQAGGRGLNLDERQRVEDQAFEQLVSNVLLAQEYERRGIRVSDAEIRQAAEQSPPPEMMQNPELQTDGQFDIAKYRRLLGSAAARQQGLLVSLEGYYRTEIPRAKLFDQLAGDVFVSDAKLWANYRDQNDTAQVSFVMFDATAVPDSTVSVPDSELRAYYEKNKASLERPGRAVLSTLSVPRTVVASDTAATLAKTLAIRAEIAGGAKFEDVAIRESADTVSGSRGGDLGTALPSAWDPTFGNAAKALRVGELSQPVLTPFGYHLIRKDGVKGDSLLLRHILVRVQQSDSNAMRTDRRADSLSNIAASATDAPARLDSAAKVLGLTIERIVAFEGEPAMSGAGRPLPSVSAWAFTGSKVGEISDLYDGDDVYVLARLDSLVDGGVPKFEDARDDIRRILIGRKKAESLVARANAVYADAKGPGGLEAAAKAKDMPVTKSEAFTRPQFVPGLGRLNEAVGASFALPVGTVSGPIVTDQGAFLVRVDRRVSADSTAWLAQKDTQRREAISAIQQLRVRTFLSEIRKTAKVDDRRKQLNASARAQANQI, from the coding sequence GTGCTTCAGCAGTTGCGGAGCCGGTCCGGCTGGGTCTGGGCCATCGTCTTCTTGTTCTTCGTCGTCGGTTTCCTTCTGGCGGATACCTCCGGCCTGTTGGGCCTTGGCCCTGCACCGATCACCAACAGCACAGTCGTCGCCAAGGTGAACGGTCAGGAGATCCCCTGGCTCGGCTGGCAGAACCTCGCAAACCAGCTCCAGCAGCAACAGGAGCAGGCAGGGGGCCGAGGGCTGAACCTGGACGAGCGCCAGCGCGTCGAAGATCAGGCGTTTGAGCAACTCGTCAGCAATGTGCTCCTGGCGCAGGAGTACGAGCGACGCGGCATCCGGGTCTCGGACGCGGAGATCCGTCAGGCGGCGGAACAGAGCCCGCCACCGGAGATGATGCAGAATCCCGAGCTCCAGACGGATGGTCAGTTCGACATCGCCAAGTACCGTCGACTCCTTGGGAGCGCCGCAGCGCGCCAGCAGGGGCTCCTGGTATCTCTGGAGGGTTACTATCGCACGGAGATCCCCCGGGCCAAGCTCTTCGACCAGCTGGCCGGAGACGTGTTTGTCTCGGACGCAAAGCTCTGGGCGAATTACCGTGACCAGAACGACACGGCTCAAGTGAGCTTCGTCATGTTTGATGCGACTGCGGTTCCGGATAGCACGGTCAGCGTGCCGGACAGCGAGCTGCGCGCATACTACGAGAAGAACAAGGCCTCGCTCGAACGTCCCGGCCGCGCGGTACTGTCGACGTTGTCGGTGCCCCGCACCGTGGTCGCCTCGGACACGGCAGCGACGCTAGCGAAGACGCTCGCGATTCGGGCGGAGATCGCCGGTGGCGCGAAATTCGAGGACGTTGCGATTCGTGAGAGCGCGGACACCGTGTCGGGAAGCCGCGGAGGTGATCTGGGGACGGCACTCCCGTCCGCGTGGGACCCGACGTTTGGCAACGCGGCGAAGGCGCTGCGCGTGGGTGAGCTGTCGCAGCCCGTCCTGACGCCGTTTGGTTATCACCTGATCCGGAAGGACGGCGTCAAGGGCGATTCGCTCCTGCTTCGTCACATCCTGGTTCGGGTGCAGCAGTCGGACTCGAATGCGATGCGAACGGATCGGCGGGCGGACTCCCTCTCGAACATCGCGGCCTCGGCGACGGACGCTCCCGCACGGCTCGACAGCGCGGCCAAGGTACTGGGGCTCACCATCGAGCGGATCGTCGCATTCGAAGGGGAGCCTGCAATGTCCGGGGCCGGCCGGCCCTTGCCGTCCGTCTCAGCCTGGGCCTTCACGGGCTCGAAGGTAGGCGAGATCTCGGATCTGTACGACGGCGATGACGTCTATGTCCTCGCAAGGCTCGACTCGCTGGTCGACGGGGGCGTCCCGAAGTTCGAGGACGCCCGCGACGACATCCGGCGCATCCTCATTGGGCGAAAGAAGGCTGAGTCGCTCGTGGCACGGGCCAATGCCGTCTACGCCGATGCGAAGGGCCCGGGCGGGCTGGAAGCCGCCGCCAAGGCGAAGGACATGCCGGTCACCAAGTCCGAGGCGTTTACCCGGCCGCAGTTTGTCCCGGGGCTCGGTCGGTTGAACGAGGCGGTCGGTGCGTCGTTCGCCCTCCCTGTGGGGACGGTGAGCGGCCCGATCGTGACCGATCAGGGCGCGTTCCTCGTGCGGGTCGACCGACGCGTCTCTGCCGACTCCACCGCGTGGCTCGCCCAGAAGGACACCCAGCGACGCGAGGCTATCTCCGCCATCCAACAGCTGCGCGTGCGCACCTTCCTCTCCGAGATCCGAAAGACCGCCAAGGTCGACGACCGCCGAAAGCAGCTCAACGCCTCGGCGCGTGCACAGGCCAATCAGATCTAG
- a CDS encoding twin-arginine translocase TatA/TatE family subunit has protein sequence MNFGNLGFMEILLILVVVLLLFGARRLPEIGASFGKSIKEFKRGLSDANSSIKEEYRQSLPQPPAQSVQQEEEARPEPKRLIS, from the coding sequence ATGAACTTCGGGAACCTCGGCTTCATGGAAATCCTGCTGATCCTCGTCGTCGTGCTGCTGCTGTTTGGCGCACGCCGACTGCCTGAGATCGGCGCGTCGTTCGGCAAGAGTATCAAGGAGTTCAAACGCGGCCTCTCGGACGCGAACAGCTCCATCAAGGAAGAATACCGTCAGTCGTTGCCGCAGCCGCCGGCGCAGTCGGTGCAACAGGAAGAGGAAGCCCGTCCTGAGCCCAAGCGTTTGATCAGCTGA
- a CDS encoding DUF4321 domain-containing protein — protein MAKASTGKRSAAFHLLVLSIGFVVGGFMTHFSRRFLPVGAVKEFLTTGVNPSLGPLNIDLVILNFTLGPIALDVSLLSLVGVLIAYLIARSLF, from the coding sequence ATGGCCAAGGCGTCCACGGGCAAGCGGTCCGCCGCGTTCCACCTTCTGGTCCTGTCCATCGGGTTCGTCGTCGGGGGGTTCATGACCCACTTCTCCCGCCGGTTCCTCCCGGTGGGGGCGGTCAAGGAGTTCCTGACCACCGGAGTCAATCCGTCCCTGGGCCCCTTGAACATAGACCTCGTTATCTTGAACTTCACTCTGGGCCCGATCGCCCTGGACGTCTCGTTGCTCAGCCTGGTCGGGGTACTGATCGCCTACCTCATCGCGCGATCGCTTTTCTAG
- a CDS encoding polyprenyl synthetase family protein, whose product MNLKTRSHTAPTLQEIQAPVAEPLARVLSEMWRIVAVDSEFFSGVNQHLMLMKGKMVRPTLMLLASEVEASAETRVASYAAVIELIHLATLVHDDAVDHSVLRRGMPTVNSLFTHEVAVIAGDFLYSRAVQELVRLGDLEVLRVFANASNELTVGEMRQLGALDALSFSEADYEFLIKCKTAALFKASCEVGALCGAPAFRDPLATFGERLGMAFQVADDLLDYTAEAETMGKPSGLDLREHKVTLPLIAALRTMSPPQRAVVDALFASPEPTPEQVHAVIGIVQEEGGLDYAREQGERYLAEAESALASLPESRARQALHDAMWYVMDRRS is encoded by the coding sequence GTGAACCTGAAAACTCGTAGCCACACCGCACCAACGCTCCAGGAGATCCAGGCCCCCGTCGCCGAGCCGCTGGCCCGGGTCCTGTCGGAGATGTGGCGTATCGTCGCCGTGGACTCGGAATTCTTCAGCGGGGTGAACCAGCACCTCATGCTGATGAAGGGCAAGATGGTGCGCCCCACCCTCATGCTCCTTGCCAGCGAGGTCGAGGCGAGCGCCGAGACGCGCGTCGCTTCGTATGCGGCCGTGATTGAGCTGATCCACTTGGCCACGCTCGTCCACGACGACGCGGTCGACCACTCGGTCCTCCGCCGCGGCATGCCGACCGTCAACAGCCTGTTCACGCACGAGGTCGCCGTGATCGCCGGGGACTTTCTGTATTCGCGCGCCGTCCAGGAGCTCGTGCGCCTCGGGGACCTGGAGGTCCTGCGAGTCTTCGCCAATGCCTCGAATGAACTCACGGTGGGCGAGATGCGACAGCTGGGGGCGCTCGATGCGCTCAGCTTTTCCGAAGCGGACTACGAGTTCCTGATCAAGTGCAAGACGGCCGCGCTGTTCAAGGCCTCGTGCGAGGTCGGGGCGTTGTGTGGCGCTCCCGCGTTTCGTGATCCACTGGCCACGTTCGGCGAACGGCTGGGGATGGCCTTCCAGGTGGCCGATGACCTGCTGGACTACACAGCCGAAGCAGAAACCATGGGCAAGCCATCCGGCCTGGACTTGCGGGAACACAAGGTGACGCTGCCCCTCATCGCGGCCCTGCGCACCATGTCGCCGCCGCAGCGCGCGGTGGTCGATGCCCTGTTCGCCTCCCCGGAGCCCACACCGGAGCAGGTACACGCCGTCATCGGCATCGTGCAGGAAGAGGGCGGGCTGGACTATGCGAGGGAGCAGGGGGAGCGCTATCTCGCGGAAGCCGAGTCGGCATTGGCCTCCCTGCCGGAGTCGCGGGCTCGGCAGGCCCTGCACGATGCCATGTGGTACGTCATGGACCGGAGGTCGTGA